From one Lolium rigidum isolate FL_2022 chromosome 4, APGP_CSIRO_Lrig_0.1, whole genome shotgun sequence genomic stretch:
- the LOC124706713 gene encoding uncharacterized protein LOC124706713, producing the protein MEASPSCSDSISRSWLVCKAPLPSSFEHVDADADAGLGCSFNSSTSFIYMDPEDLFSMRWTSSPMPSAEQEEEAAEFDFGQLARAGAAQCSSPLLVGAGLPLTSFEPRNSIASYADAAFYSAQSTPASAVISSRRAGGAKAPLLATRRLLVRYMRLLAPLCRKVKALPARALAPRSSTPRAAAFAAATTASPARQSTSSYASAAEYWCQGHAETAVGDAILYCKKSVQGQDV; encoded by the coding sequence ATGGAGGCCTCGCCGTCTTGCAGCGACAGCATCTCCCGCTCGTGGCTCGTCTGCAAGGCGCCGCTGCCGTCGTCCTTCGAGCATGTCGACGCCGACGCCGATGCCGGCCTCGGGTGTTCGTTCAACAGCTCCACGTCCTTCATCTACATGGACCCGGAGGACCTCTTCTCGATGCGGTGGACGTCCTCCCCCATGCCGTCGgcagagcaggaggaggaggcagcgGAATTCGACTTCGGCCAGCTGGCACGAGCCGGCGCAGCGCAGTGCTCCTCCCCGCTGCTTGTCGGCGCCGGACTACCCCTAACCTCGTTCGAGCCGAGAAATAGCATCGCGTCGTACGCCGACGCCGCCTTCTACTCCGCGCAGAGCACGCCGGCCTCCGCGGTCATCAGCTCGCGGCGCGCGGGAGGCGCCAAGGCGCCGCTGCTGGCGACGCGGAGGCTTCTGGTCCGGTACATGCGGCTCCTCGCGCCGTTGTGCCGGAAGGTGAAGGCGCTGCCGGCGCGGGCGCTCGCGCCGCGATCGTCGACGCCCAGGGCTGCCGCCTTCgccgcggcgacgacggcgtcccCGGCGCGGCAGTCCACGTCCAGCTACGCGAGCGCCGCAGAGTACTGGTGCCAGGGCCACGCCGAAACCGCCGTGGGGGACGCCATCCTCTACTGCAAGAAATCCGTGCAAGGACAGGACGTGTAA